From a single Gavia stellata isolate bGavSte3 chromosome 5, bGavSte3.hap2, whole genome shotgun sequence genomic region:
- the TMEM129 gene encoding E3 ubiquitin-protein ligase TM129 produces the protein MESPAVTFTLAYLVFAVCFVFPPDEVRSAGLTVQSLLAAWLGSEDAAFVQYHLRRSTGTLLAHSLLPLGYYLGMCFAAPEKHLCFFYLASKGWKTFFFFAVLFPAVTSALAYYWSRKGWNNHPLARTLAVHALPQSGWRAVASSINTEFRRIDKFATGAPGARVIVTDTWVIKVTTYCLHVAQQQDIHLTVTDSRQHELTPDSNMPVQFLTIRVASINPYVKAFDIRLNSAEYGELREKLRAPISNAANVVIHQSLSDLFLETFTSLVEINQTYPVPSTQELEPCIGCMQTIANIKLIKNCQEPNEGECQQCYCRPMWCLTCMGKWFASRQDQQHPETWLSSQVPCPTCRAKFCILDVCIIR, from the exons ATGGAGAGCCCGGCGGTGACCTTCACGCTGGCCTACCTGGTGTTTGCCGTCTGCTTCGTCTTCCCGCCCGACGAGGTGCGCTCGGCGGGGCTGACGGTGCAGAGCCTGCTGGCCGCCTGGCTGGGCAGCGAGGACGCGGCCTTCGTGCAGTACCACCTGCGGCGCAGCaccggcacgctgctggctcactccctcctgcccctgg GTTATTACCTTGGTATGTGCTTTGCTGCACCtgaaaaacatctttgttttttctaCCTGGCTTCAAAAGGATGgaaaactttcttcttcttcgCTGTTCTCTTTCCAGCAGTCACCAGCGCCCTGGCATATTACTGGTCACGGAAAGGTTGGAATAATCATCCGTTAGCCCGAACACTCGCTGTTCATGCTCTCCCACAGTCAGGTTGGAGGGCAGTAGCTTCTTCCATCAATACAGAATTTAGGAGAATCGACAAATTTGCTACCGGAGCACCAGGAGCGAGGGTTATTGTTACAGACACGTGGGTGATTAAAGTGACCACCTACTGTTTACACGTTGCTCAGCAGCAGGACATTCATCTGACAGTGACAGACTCCAGACAGCATGAACTCACCCCAGACTCAAATATGCCTGTGCAGTTCCTCACCATCCGTGTTGCCAGTATTAATCCCTACGTGAAGGCATTTGATATACG gttgAACTCTGCAGAGTATGGGGAGCTCCGAGAAAAGCTCCGTGCTCCCATCAGCAATGCAGCTAATGTTGTGATCCATCAAAGCCTTAGTGATTTGTTTCTAGAAACCTTTACATCTCTGGTGGAAATTAACCAGACATACCCTGTTCCAAGCACTCAG gAGCTGGAGCCATGCATAGGGTGTATGCAGACTATCGCTAACATCAAGCTTATCAAGAACTGCCAGGAGCCAAACGAAGGGGAATGCCAGCAATGCTACTGTCGTCCCATGTGGTGCCTCACCTGCATGGGCAAATGGTTTGCCAGCCGACAGGATCAGCAGCACCCAGAGACCTGGCTGTCGAGCCAAGTGCCTTGTCCGACTTGCCGAGccaaattttgcattttagatGTTTGCATAATACGATGA